Genomic window (Granulicella arctica):
ACGGTGTAGAAGATCTGGTCGCCGTTGCCACGATTCCAGGCGGAGGGGCTGACGCGATTGAAGACGAGGGAGTACTTCTCTTCGGGATGATCGGCAGGGCTGTAGGCGTGCTCGACGGCGGAGAGTTTGACGTAGTTGGTGCCGCGACGGTCAAGTTCCGCGAAGAGAGGCTTGAACCAGTTCTGCTGCTCGTACAGGATGGCGATGGGAAGGTCGGAGTGCTGCGACATGCGGTCTAAATCCTCAGTCAGATAGATGGCCGGAGCAGGCCAGTAGTTTCATTGTCGCCGATTCGACGCGCGGATGACAGGCGATGCGGGAGTGACTAGGATTGAGGCTCTATGGACCGTCGCGACTTTCTGAAGACCACAAGCACCGTACTTGCCGGGGCAGCGCTGCCCGGTGTCGCCCTTGCTGCTGAACAGCCTGCCTACGGACGCGAGATTCTGCCGATCAATCGCGGCTGGCGCTACAAGCCGAGCGCCATTGAGGGTGCTGAGGCTGCAGGGTTTGACGATTCTGGTTTTGAACGGATTGTGATTCCGCATACCAATGTGATGCTGCCCTGGCACAGCTTCGACGACAAGGATTATGAGTTCATCTCGACCTATCGGCGGCGCTTCAAGACGCCTGCCAGTGCGAAGGGCAAACGGGTCTTTGTGGACTTTGAAGGGGTCATGACGGCATCAACTGTCTTCATCAACGGAACTTCGCTTGGCGAGTACAAGGGCGGCTTCACGCCATTCTCCTTTGAACTGACAGAGCACCTAAAGCAGGATGGGGAGAATGTGCTGGTCGTGAGGGTGGACTCGACGGAGCGGAAGGACATCCCTCCGTTCGGCGACGAGATCGACTACATGACGTTTGGGGGAATCTACCGGGAGGTCTCGCTGCGCGTTGTGCCGGTGATGTACCTCGACAATCTCCATGCGATGCCAACCAAAGTGATGAGCGGCAAGCCCGGTTTGGAGGTTGACTGCTTTCTCGCGGGCAAGCTGACGGGCGGAAAGTTTTCGCTTGAGGTTGAGTTGCGGGATGGTGAGCGGGTTGTTGGGAAGGCGACCAAGGTGATCAGCGGAACAGGTGGTGCCGACCCGCTCGCTTCCGCCGATCCGGTGACGGCGGCGCCTGCGTATGCGAGTACCGAGACCGTGAAGGATCCGGCGAAGCAGACGGTTTCGCTGGCGGGACTGGATGGCGTGAAGCTCTGGGATCTGGAGCATCCGCAGCTTTATACAGTGCATGTACGGCTGCTACAGGGTGGCAAGGTTGTGGATGAGGATACGCGGCGTATCGGGTTTCGTGAGGCGATGTTTACCGATCACGGCTTCTCGCTGAACGGGAAGATTATCAAGCTGCGCGGGCTGGATCGTCATCAAACGTTTCCGTTTGTGGGTCAGGCGATGCCTGCGCGCGTCCAGCGGAAGGATGCGACGATTCTGCGGAATGGCTTGCATACGAACATCGTTCGGACGTCGCATTATCCGCAGTCTCGGCATTTTCTGGACTGTTGCGATGAGATTGGGCTACTGGTGCTGGAGGAGATTCCCGGCTGGCAGCACATCGGGCCAGAGCCGTGGAAGCTGGTCGCGATCGACAACGTTGGGCGCATGGTACGGCGGGACTGGAATCATCCTTCGATCATTCTGTGGGGCGTTCGGATCAATGAGTCGAAAGATGATCATGACTTCTACGTGCGGACGAACGCGCTGGCGCATGATCTGGATACGACACGGCAGACGGGTGGGATTCGCTACTTCCAGGAGTCGGAGTTCCTGGAGGACGTGTTCACGATGAACGACTTCGGCTTTCCGCTGAAGAAGCCGGTTCATGGGAAGTACCTGAATACTGAGTTTGTCGGCCATACCTTTCCGACCAAGACTACGGATGATGACGAACGGCAGCGGGAGCATACGCTGCGTCATGCGCGGATCCATAACCAGCTTGCGAGTGATCCGCAGTATGCAGGTGGGATCGGCTGGTGCGCGTTCGACTACAACACACATGCAAACTTTGGGGCTGGCGATCGAATCTGCTACCACGGCATCACGGACATCTTCCGGGAGAACAAGCCTGCGGCTCTGTTCTATAAGTCGCAGTGCGATCCTGCCGAGGAGATTGTGCTGGAACCGGCGTTTCACTGGGCGAACAGCGATGAATCGACCATGTTTACAAAGGCTGTCGTGTGCTCAAACTGTGACCATTTGAAGTTCTATCAGCGGGATCTTCTGGGCGATGATCACGAGTGGTTCCTGCTGGCGGAGCTTGATCCGGATCGGACGGAGTTCGACCATCTGACCTATCCGCCGTTCATCCTTGACCGCACGAAGATCGACCATAAGGGTCGCCATGACTGGGGTGATCTGCGGATCGACGGCTTTATCAAGGGTAAGCAGGTGATCTCGAAGTCGCTCTCTGGTGCAGGTGTCGATCAGAAGTTTGCGCTGCTTCCGGATGATGTGGCTTTGGCCGCTGATGGAGCGGATGCGACGCGGGTGGTGCTTCGGGTGACGGATGAGTTTGGGGCGATGCGGACGTATGCGAACGACCCTATTTCGTTCAAGCTGGAAGGGCCGGGAACACTGATTGGGGACAATCCGTTTGCGCTGATCGGAGGAACAGGGGCGGTCTGGATTCGGGCTCAGGAGACGGCTGGAACGGTGAAATTGACTGCTACGCATCCTCGGCTTGGCTCGCAGACTATTACGGTCGTTCTGAGTGCTGTTGCGGCAGAACAGGTCTGATAAATCGCTTTTTTCAAAAGTCCAAAGTCTTGATAACAGGAGACATAGGTCTGGACCTATGTCTCCTGTCTTTTTTGCGCTGTAGAGTATTTTGGCGCGACAGGGCCTCTGGCAGACCTGATTTTGTCAACTATCGTGTGGACGAAACTGCAGGCAAGACAAAAGGCAGGCGCTTGAGGCGCCTGCCTTT
Coding sequences:
- a CDS encoding glycoside hydrolase family 2 TIM barrel-domain containing protein; translation: MDRRDFLKTTSTVLAGAALPGVALAAEQPAYGREILPINRGWRYKPSAIEGAEAAGFDDSGFERIVIPHTNVMLPWHSFDDKDYEFISTYRRRFKTPASAKGKRVFVDFEGVMTASTVFINGTSLGEYKGGFTPFSFELTEHLKQDGENVLVVRVDSTERKDIPPFGDEIDYMTFGGIYREVSLRVVPVMYLDNLHAMPTKVMSGKPGLEVDCFLAGKLTGGKFSLEVELRDGERVVGKATKVISGTGGADPLASADPVTAAPAYASTETVKDPAKQTVSLAGLDGVKLWDLEHPQLYTVHVRLLQGGKVVDEDTRRIGFREAMFTDHGFSLNGKIIKLRGLDRHQTFPFVGQAMPARVQRKDATILRNGLHTNIVRTSHYPQSRHFLDCCDEIGLLVLEEIPGWQHIGPEPWKLVAIDNVGRMVRRDWNHPSIILWGVRINESKDDHDFYVRTNALAHDLDTTRQTGGIRYFQESEFLEDVFTMNDFGFPLKKPVHGKYLNTEFVGHTFPTKTTDDDERQREHTLRHARIHNQLASDPQYAGGIGWCAFDYNTHANFGAGDRICYHGITDIFRENKPAALFYKSQCDPAEEIVLEPAFHWANSDESTMFTKAVVCSNCDHLKFYQRDLLGDDHEWFLLAELDPDRTEFDHLTYPPFILDRTKIDHKGRHDWGDLRIDGFIKGKQVISKSLSGAGVDQKFALLPDDVALAADGADATRVVLRVTDEFGAMRTYANDPISFKLEGPGTLIGDNPFALIGGTGAVWIRAQETAGTVKLTATHPRLGSQTITVVLSAVAAEQV